From the Manihot esculenta cultivar AM560-2 chromosome 14, M.esculenta_v8, whole genome shotgun sequence genome, the window GGGGTTGATGACACTTCTATTGAAAGGAATACAGAGGCCTTTATAATGCATAAATCTGCTGTTATATGCTACATAACACCCAATAAAAGCAGCAACAAAGAGGAGAATAAGACCAAAACCCTGCTATATTGGCAATGAGACTGCCCTGCATTCGAAGGGGGTGATGTGCTAGGACTTGGGCTTGCAACGTTTGTGACATTTTCCTTTGAACAGGTGTAACTGCAGCGACTTGGACGAACAACTCTATAAACACCACTGCTGGCTAGGACAAAAATATCCTTGCGGTTGTCCTCCCCAAACGAGAAAATGTAACCCAAGGATGGAAAGTTACTTCCTGGTACTGTTATGCACTGGATGGGAGAGTCCTTTGCACAACTGAAGGGAATTTTGCTGGTGGTAAAGTTACCACTATCTTCAGGGGTTTCAGTGCCCGCCCACACAGCATTCGCATACAAATCTGCATACAAATACCTGAACATTTACAACAGATTAGCTAGATACACATAACACTGTGAAGGTGGTGGTAGTCTATAAAAGTATTCGCCCCTTGTAACAAATTGATTTTTGAGTGTACTTGAGAACATAGTCACCTTTTAAGAGCCACGTAAACGAATGGCTCAGTAAGAACATTTGAGCAAAATGTTAATAGCTTACATACCTCCCATACATGCATGGATCAGTCTTTGAGCGATAGAAATAACCCCCAGTGATTGATGCTGACCCTTCATTCTTGTTTACTTCAGAGTGGTTGTATCCCATAACTGGGAAAATTGGACTTATGGAGTTCGGGGATGTATTTCCACCAGGGGATGATGGAGGATTATAAGGATAAGGGCCCTCATAAATACGCCAGCCATAGTTTCCGCCCTTCGATATGATATCCACCTCTTCATATACATCCTGCAGgacaaaaataaatagaagtgtCAAACATTTCTAACTTCAGAAATTAATTGAACAGAACTGGATTGTCCAACTTAGGTATCTCAAGAATATTTTGAATGACTTGAATAGAATTAATACAACAGATATAAGCATAACCATTACAACAGAGTGTCAATAATGACATCCATTGTCATTCTGAAAAGTCCTTGTTTCCAACACTTCTCTTCCCCCTAATACTCGGTGAACTAAATTAGTTCCTATATGATGATGAAAAAtctaagcaaaaaggaaaataaCAAACTTATGAAATGGGCATAGATTCTCTGACCCAATGGCATGGCAATTACTTCCACAGTGGCTATGTAAACTAGTTGTTTAGATATCTTCTGCAGGCATTAGAAATGGCACTCAGCCATGGGTGAGTTTTTTCATTACGAAAGAGCACCAAACATTTAGCAAAATCAATAAAACTTCTTCCCACTTGCAGTTCCAGAAAGGGGCAAATCTTGAAAAACAGCCCacaaaaattactaaataatactGGAAAAGTCTCTGCAAGGAAAAGGGAGCAAATTTTCAGCAATGGGACAAGTAAGTTTTTAGCTAATTGGATATCCAATATTCCTTTAAAGTATAATAATGTGTCAACAAAATTTAAGGACTTTTCCAACGTAAAAACAAAATCTCCCCGACTCTGCCACTTCATATATTTTTGCCGGAATGGTTAATTATACTCTTATAGAATGGTGCTCAATTATCCAGGTCCACCAAAATTCACTTAAAAGCTCCCAAAGGACAACCTCAAATATTCCTTTTCTTTACAGGAAAAGTAACATGACATAAGCCAGGAATGAGTGATCAGTGATGTCATGAAAGAAGCATCATCTTGATGGTAATAACATCTGCTAATCTTGGTGTAGACCTACTACCCATTCCAAGTTCCAACTACCTCACCCTTTTGCTACTTGGCCAGTGCCCAGAAGCATAATTTTCAAGTCAATACCAACACAAGGATGGAAAGGCCCACTACCTCTTCTTCCAAATACCCCAACCTTTTGCTACTCAGCCAATGCCCAAAAGCATAATTTTCAAGTCAAAGCCAACATAAGGACTAGAGAAAAATTGAAGTGCAAACTTTGCACTAAAAACTTGTCAAGATTGTGAGAAACAAAACATGTCACGAACCTGCCCAACATCTGCACAGATAAAGTAGGATGGCCTTTCTGAATCAAAACTGCAGCGCCAAGGATTTCGTAAGCCTAAAGCCCAGATTTCTGGCAACAATTCACTGTCTTCACTAGATGGATTGTCTTTAGGGATAGAGTAGTTTCCCCATAGACCAAGGTCATTAATTTCTTTAGCACCTGCAGAAGTGGCCATTATGAGCTGTGCAACAAGGCTACCCAACCCGTTGCTTTGCTAAGGTTGgggaaaagaaaatagaagctGCGCCACAGTCATTGTTCACATAAACCAATTAAAACTACTTATAGAAACAATTGCGTGCTGACACTCACTTGGTATATTATCAACATCCAGTCGCATGATCTTTCCAAGCAATGATTTCTTGTTTTGAGAAAAATTGTAAGGATCCCCTGCGTTACCTGGCCCACCACCATCTCCCATCATGAAGTATAAATACCCATCTGTAGGTCCAAAAAGAATCTGTCCTGCATGATGCGATGTGAATGGAAGGCCCATTGTAAGTATCCTTCTAACTTCCAATGGTTTGGCAGTTGTTGCCTGGAAAAAATATCAAAAGTCAGAATAATtgaatttaacaaaaaaaagatCACAAAATTGAGGTGTATAGAGATTTGTACCAAGGAAGCCTCAACTGCTGAACTGTTTGCACTATATTCTGCAATAACACTGTGATATTGGCATGGCTGTGCACCATTATCAGAAGGCAGCTTTGAAGGATCACAGTTCACATCTGAATTACATGAACATCTTCCAACACATCCCGGCCACCTGACCTTGTCACAATTAAATGAAGCAAAGAACCGACCATTTTGTGCAAAGTTTGGATGAAATGCCATACCCATCATCCCAAATGCACTGCTAAAATAAACCTCATCTGTTAGATCAATAAAAGGACTGGACTCATCAATTTCCAAGGTTCCTCCGGATCCCTCTTCAGGAATAGTTGCCAACCAAATCTTACCTGGTTGGCTGGAGAAGAATGCACGGTTGGAGCCATCAGGATGAGCAACCATATTGAGGTAGGATCCATTTCCAATTTTCTCAAGGCACAAACCAGCTGGGGGACTAGGTGATCCTGTGTTATTGATGGTAACAGGTTCACCATTGAAACATACTGATCCATCAGTAGATTCTCCACCAAATGCTTTGCAGAAATCACTTTTTGATTGCCAGAGATCAGTCAATTTGGTGACACTAGAATTGACAGGTAATCCAGCTTGGCCTTCTAGCGAAGGGGCAAAAGGTGAATTCAGTATAGATACGTTTTCACACGCATTCCATACTTTAGAGCAGAAATCATTTGCTAGTTGGCTAGATTGAGATGAATTTATTGAAACAGTGGAATTACAGAGAACAGGAACTGGCCGGTGCACAGAATTGATTGTAAACAGCTCAGATGAAAAGGGATCACATCTCTGTGAAATATGTTAACAAAAGTATGAACAGTGAGAAAATTCTTTAAAATGATGTGGTTGTTGAGGATCATTTGATTTGTTCAATCCTCACTAGCTTTAAATGCACATAAGTTACTCCGGACTTTACAAAAGCCTCAAACTAGACTATCAGTAAACATTTACTAACTATATGATACTTAGAATGGAGAATGATTGACATCTCACCATGAATAAGCAATGTCTATGAAGAGTACAACATGAGAAAAAAGGACCTAGACCCAATTGCTACACACATAAGATATTAGGATGACTTGTGCAATATCAATGACAAAGAAAAAGTTTATTGTAATAGATTGAGTTGCTTATTTTTGTTACTTTGAAAAGATAAGGTGTTTAATTCTCAAATCCAGAAGTGAAATAACAAAAACAGATTCAGCCATATGTAGAATTCTCTTTTAGAGATTAATTAGTTTAGTTTCTTTTTACACAAGCTTGCAGTGATTTTAAGCCTTTGTTTAGCTCCACATGAAGAGAACCCTCCCTCTTTTCAGCAACCAAAATGAGTAGAACTTTTATTCACTCAGAAATGAATCACTGACATGACTGTTTATCCAACAATTGACAAATAAAATCATCAGTAGGACAAAACGGACAGAGCAAACTATCCTTTAACCTTTAATTTGAAAGTAAAAGAATCAACAAGTAATCAAAAAGGCATAACGACTCAAAAAGGCATAACGACTCAAAAACACATGTACCATGTTTAGCCAATAGACATTTATAGTAAAATATTGGCATCGTTATTTTTGTTTCTCTTAACACAGAATTTGTTCTGGTCTTGTAGTTACAAGTCTAAACTCTAAAACACGATATCacatttgaaaaatataatggTCATCAATAAGAACAGCCTATGGTTATCTGCAGAAAATGTTGAATAGACATCTGGAAGTATCAGCAACTATTGGTACCAGATTGAGCCTAATACACTAGGGATAGTCCATGCTTCCTAGATTGTGTTTATGACAGATTACTGTTGGGCTATTAAATGCACTGGCTGTTAAAAGACGAAGTAAAGAATATTGTAGTGATTAACTAAGAAAAACCATAAATATTAAAGATGCTAAACTTCATGGTCAAATATTTTTACGCAACCTATCTGTGTCTGGCTATGAAAGTAATTATGTGGATTAGTTTCTGAATTCATGAAAAATGGCACCCagcattttaattgaatattgaaTACTTGAACAGGTCTTGGTCTTTAGATTTTGCTATACCACTTGAAGTGCTGCTGCAGACATTGAATGCAAACAGAAAGACAACAgcaaaaaatgaaaatagaagATAACTCGTGCAAGACCTACAACAGCTCATGATTTTCcaaacaacaaacaaacaaTACTTATACTGTTGCAGTTGTGcaattgaatttgaaaattcaatatAGGTTATTTTTAGTTTACAAAAGGGAACAGAAGTCTTACAGCACAAAGGATAGATTTCAGAAGAGAAGCACAGCCAGGATCGGAGATATTCATTGTCTGAAATTGCTTCTGCAATTGTATATCTGCGGTAGAATTGCAGCAGGTGCTCCCATTGTAGGGACAAAAACTCAGCGTGGTGTTCAAGGTAAAAGGTGCTCCTAACAACAAATTCagaaggagaaagaaaattaatttctaataaataatcACGCCAAGTAAAGAACTCAACAAAATCTAAACAATAACAGTATAGGCACTAGAGCTACAGGTTTGAAACCTACTCGAATCAGTGCATAATGGATGAGATAAAGAATGATCAGGAAGTGAGAATATGTTAATTAACAGAAAGAGAATAGCAAGAACCGCCCCCATCACAGCAAACCGACAGAGAAACGAAGATGCTCTACTACAAGGGCCTCCTTTTTGCCTATGCCAGAATCATCTTAAACAGCAAAACTCTTTGCTTGAAATGGATCAGAAAATAACCACTGTTATTTAGAGGAGAAAACCTGTATGTGGTTTGAACATTCTTATCTCTACCAACTGCTCTATTTTTTTAAGTACCTTCCATCTCTCTATACTCTCTTAAAGTCAGCTTCCAGAAAGGAAATCCCTTTTAAATATCTTTCGCTCAGTGTATAGACGTCAATCTTTATTTAATTGCCACAATGATGTTCTAAATCTCTCTCTTCCAAAATCTTTtctctctgtctcaagtttttTATCAAGGATTGAGACATTAATTGGGCAGCTTTACATAGTTGACTCTACATGAATGGTTAAACAAAAATGAGGTAGTTAAGAAAGAATCCACTTGCTTTTCCCCCTATTCCCTTTTGGTTAGATCTCGGTTGGTTTAATGTGTTTTGTGAACAAATCGGCAAGTGGCCCATGAGTCCTTTTAAACCCATAAGCCATAAGACAAGCCAAAAAAACAGAGTCATGTTCACATTCAGATACATTTCACATTCAAACATGAATAAAAGTATAGAATCCACTAGAGTTTACCATTTAAAGAACTAAAGAAAAGCATTCGACAGCAATGACATCAAAATGAGAATAAACagacaaaatatatataaatatatatatagagagagagagagagagagagtttgcaatttctaaaTAAACAAAAGAGATCAATCACATGCTCGCATTATCTGCTATGaaataattgaataataaatGAGTCAAGGTCAACTCACATTGATTCATC encodes:
- the LOC110599935 gene encoding HIPL1 protein isoform X1, producing MGAVLAILFLLINIFSLPDHSLSHPLCTDSRAPFTLNTTLSFCPYNGSTCCNSTADIQLQKQFQTMNISDPGCASLLKSILCARCDPFSSELFTINSVHRPVPVLCNSTVSINSSQSSQLANDFCSKVWNACENVSILNSPFAPSLEGQAGLPVNSSVTKLTDLWQSKSDFCKAFGGESTDGSVCFNGEPVTINNTGSPSPPAGLCLEKIGNGSYLNMVAHPDGSNRAFFSSQPGKIWLATIPEEGSGGTLEIDESSPFIDLTDEVYFSSAFGMMGMAFHPNFAQNGRFFASFNCDKVRWPGCVGRCSCNSDVNCDPSKLPSDNGAQPCQYHSVIAEYSANSSAVEASLATTAKPLEVRRILTMGLPFTSHHAGQILFGPTDGYLYFMMGDGGGPGNAGDPYNFSQNKKSLLGKIMRLDVDNIPSAKEINDLGLWGNYSIPKDNPSSEDSELLPEIWALGLRNPWRCSFDSERPSYFICADVGQDVYEEVDIISKGGNYGWRIYEGPYPYNPPSSPGGNTSPNSISPIFPVMGYNHSEVNKNEGSASITGGYFYRSKTDPCMYGRYLYADLYANAVWAGTETPEDSGNFTTSKIPFSCAKDSPIQCITVPGSNFPSLGYIFSFGEDNRKDIFVLASSGVYRVVRPSRCSYTCSKENVTNVASPSPSTSPPSNAGQSHCQYSRVLVLFSSLLLLLLGVM
- the LOC110599935 gene encoding HIPL1 protein isoform X2, with protein sequence MNISDPGCASLLKSILCARCDPFSSELFTINSVHRPVPVLCNSTVSINSSQSSQLANDFCSKVWNACENVSILNSPFAPSLEGQAGLPVNSSVTKLTDLWQSKSDFCKAFGGESTDGSVCFNGEPVTINNTGSPSPPAGLCLEKIGNGSYLNMVAHPDGSNRAFFSSQPGKIWLATIPEEGSGGTLEIDESSPFIDLTDEVYFSSAFGMMGMAFHPNFAQNGRFFASFNCDKVRWPGCVGRCSCNSDVNCDPSKLPSDNGAQPCQYHSVIAEYSANSSAVEASLATTAKPLEVRRILTMGLPFTSHHAGQILFGPTDGYLYFMMGDGGGPGNAGDPYNFSQNKKSLLGKIMRLDVDNIPSAKEINDLGLWGNYSIPKDNPSSEDSELLPEIWALGLRNPWRCSFDSERPSYFICADVGQDVYEEVDIISKGGNYGWRIYEGPYPYNPPSSPGGNTSPNSISPIFPVMGYNHSEVNKNEGSASITGGYFYRSKTDPCMYGRYLYADLYANAVWAGTETPEDSGNFTTSKIPFSCAKDSPIQCITVPGSNFPSLGYIFSFGEDNRKDIFVLASSGVYRVVRPSRCSYTCSKENVTNVASPSPSTSPPSNAGQSHCQYSRVLVLFSSLLLLLLGVM